The genome window TCGACGAGCAAATTGAAATAGTTATGATGCTGGCGTCATGAAACTCCACTGCTTCGATATTGCTAGTTGAGTTCACTGATTGAAACGTCGATGCTGCGATCCGTTGCGAGCCGCATTGATCACGGCTCGTCTTGAGCCGACTTCGGCGGGACGTCCGAATACCCCAGCCCCAGATGCATCCGGTAGCCGCACAAATCGCGCACCGGCTTCGGCAACGTGCGCGCGAGATGAGGCGGCACATCGATAAACTGATTTTCTTCCTGCCGCAGCCATCCGAGCGAATACGACAGGAACACGCCGTAGCGCCATTGATCGACTCGATTCGCGCCAGCGCCGTGCAGCGTCCCGCCCATCCACAGCAGCACCGATCCCGCCGGCATCGCGGCCGCGACCACCTCATCGGGCCGCGCAACTCGATCCTGCGGCCAGCGATGACTCCCCGGCACGATATGCGTGCCGCCGTTCGCCTCGGTGAAATCCGTCATCGCCCACATGCTCGCGACAATCATGTTCGGCCGCGGCACTTTGAAAAATTGAAACGGATCCTCTTCGCGATGCAGCATCTGCTCGGTCGCGCCGGGACCTATCACCAGCGCCGCCGTCGCATGCACCTGGTAGGTGCGCGAATTGGGCTTGAGCAGCGCGTCGCACACCGACGTCATCAGCGGATGCGTCACGAAGGTGCGAAACGTCTCCGACTTCGCGACCAGCGCCGTAATACGTTTTGTATTACCCGGATAGAAATCCGCCGGTCCGCCTTCCGCTTCGTATTTCTTGTTGAGGCTCGTGCCCGCGTCGGTGGTTTCGAGATACGGCCCAAGCTCGCGCGCGATCGCGTCGCGCTGCGCCTGATCGATCACCCCGCGCACCACCACGCAGCCCTCGCGCTCGAGCGCTGCGAGCACTTCCGCTGGCGAATCCTTCGAGCAGACGGGTATTGAAGCCATCCGACACCTCCCGGCGCGATTACTCAGTTCGCAATTATCACCGCGCCGCAAACATGGTCAAATCACGTGCGCCGTCGCAGCGTTCGTGTCAATGGCTCCCCAATTTGCGCCGCGCTGGCGCCGTGCTTGAATGGAAGGCGCGAGCACGAATCGTCCCGCTCGATTGGAGTAACTGCCGATGGCCAAAATCACCTACCGCGTCCATCCCGAGACCGCCGTTTTGACCCGCGGCTTCGATCCCGCGCTCTCCGTGGGCGCCGCGCGGCCACCGGTTTACCGCAGTTCGACTTTCGTCTTCCCCAGTCCCGAGGCCGCCGAGCGCGCGTTCGGAATCGTGCTCGGCAAAATTAAACCCGAGGGCACCGATCGCCCCGATCTGATCTACGCGCGCCTGAATCATCCCAACGCCGAAATCCTCGAAGAACGACTCGTGCCGCTCGAACGCGGCGCCACCTCGGCCGCGGTTTTCAACTCCGGCATGGCCGCGATTTTCACCGTGCTGATTACCGTCCTCGAGCGCGGCAGCTCGCTCATCTATACCCAGCCGCTTTATGGCGGCACCCAGCATTTGATCCATCAGATAATCGAGCCGCTCGGCTTCGACGTTCACGCAGTGCCCGCCGGCAACTCGCAGGCGCTCACCAACGCGATCGAGCAAACGCCGCGCCTGAAGCTCGTTCTGATCGAAACGCCCGCCAATCCCACGTTGATGATGACCGATATCGCCGAGGCCTCCGCCGCCGCGCGCAGGCATCCGAATCGCCCGCTGCTCGCGATCGACAACACTCTGCTCGGCCCGACCTTTCAGCATCCGCTCGATCACGGCGCCAATCTCGTGATCTATTCCGCCACCAAATTTCTCGGCGGCTTCAGCGACCTGCTTGCCGGCGCAATCCTCGCCACCGACGCCGAATTGATTCAGAGCCTCACCGGCACGCGCGCGCTGCTCGGCAATATCCTGCAAGCCGACGAATGCTGGATGCTGGACAGCCGCCTCTCGACCGTCGCGCTCAGGATGAACCGCCAAAGCAAAAACGCGCAGCGCATCGCCGAGCAATTGACCAAGCATCCCAAGGTCAAGCGCGTGATCTATCCGTCGCTCTTCACCGATCCCGATCAGATACGAATCCGCGATGCGCAAACCGACTATCCCGGCTCGCTGCTGACGCTGGAGCTTACCGGCGGCAAGACCGGCGCATTCGAATTTCTGCGCCGTCTCAAAATCGCCAAGAACGCCGTCAGCCTCGGCGGCGTCGAGAGCCTCGCATGCCATCCGATGACGACCACGCACAGCGAACTGACCGCCGACGAATTCGCCGCCGCCGGCATCACCGACGCGATGGTGCGCATCTCGGTCGGCACCGAACACTGGAAAGATTTGCTCGCCGAGTTTACCTACGCGCTCGCCGGCATCTGAGATGATCGCCAAAACTGATTCCGCAAGCGCCGCGGCCAACGTCGTGATGGGCGTTACGATCACTCATCCCGACAAAGTGCTATGGCCCGGCGTCGGAGATCGCCAGCCCGTCACCAAGCTAGATCTCGCGCGCTACTACGAAAGCGTCGGCGCCTGGATGATCCCTCATTTGAAGGGCCGTCCATGCTCGATCGTTCGCGCGCCCGACGGCATCCAAGGCGAGCTCTTCTTCCAGCGCCATGCGATGCCCGGTACGTCGCACCTCGTCGCGCTCACGACCGTGCCCGGCTCCGGCGACGACCAGCCGTACCTCCAGCTTGATCGAGTCGAGGCGCTCGCCGCGATGGCGCAGGTCGCCGCAGTCGAGCTTCATCCGTGGAATTGCCATCCCGGTCATCCTGAACTCGCGGGCCGTCTCGTCTTCGATCTCGATCCCGCGCCCGACGTCCCGTTCTCCACCGTCATCGACGGCGCGCGCGAACTGCGCGATCGCCTCGACTCGCTCGACCTGGTCGGCTTTTGCAAAACCACCGGCGGCAAGGGCTTGCACGTCGTCGCCCCGCTCTCCTCGGCCGAGAAAGACGCGGTCCCGTGGACCGCGGCGAAAGCGTTCGTGCGCGACGTATGCGCGCAGATGGCCGCCGACAGCCCCGACCGGTCCCTTGTAGTGCGCGAAGTGTAGCGCAACGGACGCCTTGAGGTATCGGCGTCCAGTCCGACGAACGTGTAGGCATCGCCAAACTCGCCACGCTCGGCAAGCTGAGCCGCGGGTTTCTGCTTCATGCCGACATACGCCCAAATCTCAGCGCGTATTAAAATATTTGCTTGAAATTTTTAATCCACGCAACTAGATTAAAATCATGGATGCGCGGGAATTTACAAAAGAGAGCACTGGAAAGCTAGTCAGGATTCCGAACGGGCCGCCAGATATTCAAGTCGCGTTTATACCAGCTCCGCTTCCACCGAAGTGGAGCTGGCCAAATCGACTTTGGAATTTGCTCGTTCAGGCGCGAACTTGTCTGTCCAGTCTAGACGGTGTGGGTAAGCACCTTCCAAATCCGGAAATTCTTATCTGGCCGCTTCAGCGACGAGAAGCGCAACTTTCATCGCAACTGGAAGGGACGATTACCGACCCGCAGCAGCAGGCGTTGTTTGAAGCCGATCCAAGATACCCAATATCGGCCTCTGATCCAGCCAATGCTTTTCGGGAAGTTTTTAATTACAGGCAGGCGCTGAGGCTCAGACTCGACGGCAGAAATCAGTTGCCACTATCGCTGCGATTGATGCGCGAACTTCACGCCATATTGATGGACGGAGTGCGAGGGTCCAATCAGCAACCAGGAGAATTTAGAACAATACAAAATCAGATCGGCAGGCCCGCTCGATTCGTGCCTCCTCCTCCGGAGAATTTATCGGAAGCTCTTAATGATCTTGAGAGATATCTACACGTAAATGACTCTCCGATCGATCCGTTAGTCCGAGCGTTTCTTGTGCATTATCAGTTTGAAGCCATCCATCCTTTTTGCGATGGCAATGGACGCGTCGGGAGACTTCTTCTCTCGATTATGATCGCAGAGTGGTGCGGCCTTTCGAGTCAGTGGTTATACATGAGCGCGTTTTTCGAGAAGCATAAAAGGGACTACATGGACCTGCTGCTGGGCGTCAGCACGCACGGCGCTTGGGACTTATGGATTGAGTTTTGTTTGAACGGCGTAGTTTCTCAGGCCAGAGATACGGAGAAGCGATGTGATAGATTGCTTCAATTACATCGGGATTTTCATAATCGCCTAAAGGAAGGAAGTGTTCGCCTGTCACAGCTCGTTGACAACTTATTTAAGAATCCCATCATTACAGTATCGAGGTACTCCAAAGAATTTGGCGTCACATACCCGACCGCGCGATCTGATTTAAACAAGCTTCACCGACTGGGAATCGTAGAGCCGCTGAGCGGCCTCGACGTTATTACTTATTACTGCGCCAGCATCTATGGAGTCACTTACGAGGATGAACCAGAAGAGGGGCAAGCGGCTTGATGAATCATCCTCGGCGATTCCAACGTGAGGCAGCCGCTTTTTGGGCAATCGCTTTGCGTTCCTTCGCACTCAGTTTTGCGGCTCGAGCATTCCCGCCTTTCAGTCCGCCTAGCCTGCCGAGCGCTACGGCAGCGGGATTCTTTTCTGGTTCTGGTTCAGATTCCTGCGGTTTATCAGCTGCGATAACGTCGATTATGTTGGACGCAATCTCGTTCACGTCCGGCGGCCTCGACTTTCTTGAGCGGTCAGGCATAAATCAAATAATGCCATGAAAAGAGAGGGAATGCAAAAGTGGCAAAAAAGAAACAGCCCGTTACCTTAGTCCCGAATACAGGCAGCAATCAGATACGGGCGAAAGTGATAGGAACTCTAGTGTTGTCGCTTCTTACCGTGTTGAGGGAAGAGTCTCCTGCTACTGTCACGGCCATGCGGGATACGCTCGACCGACTCCTGAAGCGGGCGATTGAAAAAAAAGCTGATGCTACGCAGATCACGGTTATCAAAGAAGCTTGGAGCTTCGTCAACGGCGTGATCCTCACCGGCGGCATTCAATAACTGAAAGACGCTATGTTCGAGAAATTGAAAAAGTGAATCGCGCATGCGCGCTATTAAATCAAATTGGGACACTACCCCCGCCATCCACCCTCGCGACAGGCACCCTCGCCGCGTGATAGTGTGTTGCGGATAACATCACCCCTGGGAGCGTGAAGCGTAATAGATGATATTTCCGAAGCCGATCCAGTTTGCGAGCCTGTCCGAAATTCGCCCGTCACGGTTCAAGCAAGTTCTGCTCGCTGTCGCCGCCACCGCCTTTTTTTCAGGAACGATCGCAGTTCCGGTGGTTTTCGGCGCCCCCGCAGCGCACACCGATGACGCCGGCACCGTCGTCGCCACCGTCGGCGATCACAAAATCACCGCCGGCGAGCTCGATCAGAAAGCGAAGCCGCAGATCGATCAGCTTCGCGCCGCGCTGGCCAAGCGGGTCGAAGAACTGATGCGCGATCGCAGCTTCGAAATCCGCCGCCGCACGCTCGAGGAAATGGCCGACGACTACCTCGTCGTGCAGGCCGCGCAGCAGGCCCATCTCAGCGTTGACGAGTACGTCAAGCAGCAAAGCAC of Candidatus Binatus sp. contains these proteins:
- a CDS encoding phytanoyl-CoA dioxygenase family protein, which encodes MASIPVCSKDSPAEVLAALEREGCVVVRGVIDQAQRDAIARELGPYLETTDAGTSLNKKYEAEGGPADFYPGNTKRITALVAKSETFRTFVTHPLMTSVCDALLKPNSRTYQVHATAALVIGPGATEQMLHREEDPFQFFKVPRPNMIVASMWAMTDFTEANGGTHIVPGSHRWPQDRVARPDEVVAAAMPAGSVLLWMGGTLHGAGANRVDQWRYGVFLSYSLGWLRQEENQFIDVPPHLARTLPKPVRDLCGYRMHLGLGYSDVPPKSAQDEP
- a CDS encoding Fic family protein, which produces MDAREFTKESTGKLVRIPNGPPDIQVAFIPAPLPPKWSWPNRLWNLLVQARTCLSSLDGVGKHLPNPEILIWPLQRREAQLSSQLEGTITDPQQQALFEADPRYPISASDPANAFREVFNYRQALRLRLDGRNQLPLSLRLMRELHAILMDGVRGSNQQPGEFRTIQNQIGRPARFVPPPPENLSEALNDLERYLHVNDSPIDPLVRAFLVHYQFEAIHPFCDGNGRVGRLLLSIMIAEWCGLSSQWLYMSAFFEKHKRDYMDLLLGVSTHGAWDLWIEFCLNGVVSQARDTEKRCDRLLQLHRDFHNRLKEGSVRLSQLVDNLFKNPIITVSRYSKEFGVTYPTARSDLNKLHRLGIVEPLSGLDVITYYCASIYGVTYEDEPEEGQAA
- a CDS encoding PLP-dependent aspartate aminotransferase family protein, giving the protein MAKITYRVHPETAVLTRGFDPALSVGAARPPVYRSSTFVFPSPEAAERAFGIVLGKIKPEGTDRPDLIYARLNHPNAEILEERLVPLERGATSAAVFNSGMAAIFTVLITVLERGSSLIYTQPLYGGTQHLIHQIIEPLGFDVHAVPAGNSQALTNAIEQTPRLKLVLIETPANPTLMMTDIAEASAAARRHPNRPLLAIDNTLLGPTFQHPLDHGANLVIYSATKFLGGFSDLLAGAILATDAELIQSLTGTRALLGNILQADECWMLDSRLSTVALRMNRQSKNAQRIAEQLTKHPKVKRVIYPSLFTDPDQIRIRDAQTDYPGSLLTLELTGGKTGAFEFLRRLKIAKNAVSLGGVESLACHPMTTTHSELTADEFAAAGITDAMVRISVGTEHWKDLLAEFTYALAGI